GGCGGTTGCGGAAACCTACAAGCGACATGAGATGGACAAACAACCAGAGCATCCATGCTACAAAGCCCTGGCTACGGAATTTGCCTATTTCGGCCACGGCACGGTTACGGCCAATGGTAGCCATTGAGCCTTTGTTGTTGTAGGTAAAAGTTTTCCAAGCGGTTTTGTTTTCTGCCGCACGCAGTAAATTCCGTCCGAGCAAATCGCCCTGCTGCATGGCTACCTGCGCCACCTGCGGATGTCCCTGCGGAAAAGCCGCATCGCTGGTCATGTAAGCCACATCGCCCAGCGCAAATACGTTGTTGAGGCCTTCCACGCAGTTGCTGCCATCCACTTTGATGCGGCCGTTGCGTAAAATACTATCGGCGGGGAGGCCGGGAATAAATTCGCCTTTTACACCGGCTGCCCAGATCATGGTGGCTGCGCGGAAGGTTTCGTGTGTGTTGGTGGTAAGCAGGCGTCCGTCGTAATCCGTTACACGCAGGTTAAGCCACACATGCACATCAAGCTGCTCGAGGTAACGTTTTGATTTTTCCGACGATTTTTCTTCCATGCCGCTCAGCAACCTTTCGTTACTGTCGATCAGGTGAATTTGCATGCGGCGGAAATCGAGTTCGGGATAATCGTTGGGCAGTACATGGCGTTTGAGTTCGCCAAGTGCGCCTGCAAGTTCTACGCCCGTAGGACCGCCACCCACAATTACATAATTCATAAGTGCCTCGCGCTCCACAAGATCGGCGGTGGTAATGGCCTGCTCGAAATTTTCGAGTATGCAGCTGCGCAGGTCAAGTGCTTCACGCACTGATTTCATAGGCATACCAAACCGCTGCGGGCGCTGCATGCCGAAATAATTGGTATCGGATCCGGTAGCGATAACGAGAAAATCGTATTCAATTTCGCCAATGCTGGTGACGAGTAAACGCTCTGCTGTTTTCACTTCCTGCGCCTCCGCCATGCGGAAGTGAAAGTTTTTTATGCCTTTGAAAATTTTCCGGATGGGGAAAACAATAGAATCCGGTTCGATGCCGGCCGTGGCCACCTGGTAAAGCAGCGGCTGAAACGTATGGTAGTTATTCCGGTCAATCAGTACAACCTGAAAGCGGTTGCGGAGTTTTCGCGCCAGCCTTAATCCGGCAAAACCGCCTCCCACAATCACTACACGGGGCAGGCTTACGTTGGGAATATCAATATGCATAAGTGGAGCAAAGTTAGCCAGTTTATGTGAGGCGGCTTGCGAAAAGTGTAATTAAAGTGAATATGAATACTGTGCAGGGAAATAGTATTTTTGGCCTGTTTGTCCAATTTCCCCCCATGAAAAAAGTCTTATTTCTTTTTCCGCTGTTTGCCCTCACCGGCATACTCTCGCTGAGTTTTTCAGGCGC
The nucleotide sequence above comes from Bacteroidota bacterium. Encoded proteins:
- a CDS encoding NAD(P)/FAD-dependent oxidoreductase encodes the protein MHIDIPNVSLPRVVIVGGGFAGLRLARKLRNRFQVVLIDRNNYHTFQPLLYQVATAGIEPDSIVFPIRKIFKGIKNFHFRMAEAQEVKTAERLLVTSIGEIEYDFLVIATGSDTNYFGMQRPQRFGMPMKSVREALDLRSCILENFEQAITTADLVEREALMNYVIVGGGPTGVELAGALGELKRHVLPNDYPELDFRRMQIHLIDSNERLLSGMEEKSSEKSKRYLEQLDVHVWLNLRVTDYDGRLLTTNTHETFRAATMIWAAGVKGEFIPGLPADSILRNGRIKVDGSNCVEGLNNVFALGDVAYMTSDAAFPQGHPQVAQVAMQQGDLLGRNLLRAAENKTAWKTFTYNNKGSMATIGRNRAVAEIGKFRSQGFVAWMLWLFVHLMSLVGFRNRLVVLFNWIVNYINYDRGMRLIIRPFKTASRNGSEN